One window from the genome of Pedobacter schmidteae encodes:
- a CDS encoding TonB-dependent receptor, with protein MKLKFISGAVPDAWLPEKLLRVMKLTTLMLIVTLMQASAVGYSQKISLSERNVPVGKIFKAIEKQTGYVFLYDNHIYGQRVSIDVKNAGIEEVLNNHFKNLRLTFSIVNNNNIVVKQIPESLADKVLNLFNQKNPIKGKITDETGRPIPGVTILNKTTGKGTISESTGSYSIDADNGDLLVFSYIGYQQKKVNIAGQTTVNVSLEPETSSLDQVVVVGYGNTRKKDLTGSVAVVNAADIKDTPFATIDNALAGKASGVQVTKADGSPGGAVRIRIRGSSSLLGGNDPLYIIDGIPVQVSNNFINPGFDVGSPIGNEINGMGGMNTGLSTAFTNGLNSLGGLNVDDIESISILKDASSTAIYGSKAANGVVMITTKRGKKDMKPQITGNYYSTVTTPKLPKLLNAEQYKMLLTESAQNLMKEADPDEDYIPENIDVILNHPDTFFGKANTDWLKEVTRNSVSHNADLSVQGGGSASKYFSSVSFNQTPGVVKSTDYQRISGKLNLENEIGSKFRLITNLNLGHTDQNIGDGAYGQALRARPDLAPYDENGMPTSFVGQGGEDYQGFQNPVGLLQATNNAKTFTMQGSLSGIYDITKVLQFKSTVSMNMQAYNQRIYMPSFIQTGTYFGPATEKSGIGSNSNSRMTNWFLENTLTYSKNIADIHDINVLAGTSYETKKNSFFSATASGYPNDHSLNNLSSAITPLFTRGDEPTEPQSYLLSFYLRANYSLMDKYLFTFTGRTDGSSKFGIHNKFGYFPSAALGWRISKENFLKEVKWIDDLKIRGSYGLTGSQNIGDQMYRTLYSPKAYAGANALIPTQLGNENIKWESTKSTDIGLDVSLFSNRLQLTADYYDKRTNGALLYLPVPTSSSYAFLLTNAADLKNQGFEFSLQGDIIRNKNFKWNASFNVTWNKTIVTKLDSKANLGQSGSMTGLEWQNTRIAEGMPLGMILGYTYTGIIKTQEQLDAYKKELGPANTILYPFLNIGDPMYQLDYEYYKASKSAIADSKTIIANAAPKYYGGFTQGFGYKKLDLQLFFTFSQGGKLLWGDHISSRQFNGTSNSHALMLDRYHPGNTETNRERLVLEGSMPMPSSIDVFSSSYIKLRSLNMNYRFNQSRWMQRAGLQNASVFLSATNLFTITKYPGNDPETTNDTFSVGGGYFDVSNYPVVRTFSLGFKLGF; from the coding sequence ATGAAATTAAAATTTATAAGCGGAGCTGTGCCCGACGCATGGCTCCCGGAAAAACTATTAAGAGTTATGAAGCTTACCACCTTGATGTTAATTGTAACATTGATGCAGGCAAGTGCTGTAGGATACAGCCAAAAGATATCTTTATCGGAACGAAATGTCCCCGTAGGGAAAATCTTTAAAGCAATTGAAAAACAAACCGGCTATGTGTTTCTTTATGATAACCATATTTACGGGCAGCGCGTAAGTATTGATGTGAAAAATGCAGGTATTGAAGAGGTATTGAACAATCATTTCAAAAACCTTCGCTTAACTTTTAGCATCGTTAACAACAATAATATTGTTGTAAAACAGATTCCTGAATCGTTGGCCGATAAGGTGCTCAATCTATTTAACCAGAAAAACCCAATCAAGGGTAAAATTACTGATGAAACGGGGAGACCAATACCGGGTGTTACTATTTTAAATAAAACAACTGGCAAAGGCACCATTTCGGAAAGCACAGGTAGCTACAGTATTGATGCCGATAATGGCGACCTGCTGGTATTTAGCTATATTGGATATCAACAGAAAAAAGTCAATATTGCCGGACAAACAACGGTTAATGTTTCATTGGAACCCGAAACCTCAAGTCTTGACCAGGTAGTAGTGGTAGGCTATGGTAATACCCGAAAAAAAGACCTCACCGGATCTGTAGCAGTGGTGAATGCTGCGGATATAAAAGATACTCCTTTTGCAACGATTGATAATGCCCTGGCCGGTAAGGCAAGTGGTGTTCAGGTAACTAAAGCCGACGGGTCTCCGGGCGGCGCTGTACGCATCAGGATACGGGGTTCCAGTTCTTTGCTGGGCGGAAATGACCCTTTGTACATTATTGACGGAATACCGGTTCAGGTATCGAATAATTTTATAAATCCCGGATTTGATGTAGGTAGCCCTATCGGAAATGAAATCAATGGGATGGGAGGTATGAATACAGGTTTGTCTACAGCATTTACCAACGGGCTAAATAGTTTGGGTGGTTTAAATGTAGATGATATTGAATCGATCAGTATACTCAAGGATGCTTCTTCTACAGCAATTTACGGTTCAAAAGCTGCCAATGGTGTGGTTATGATCACCACAAAAAGAGGTAAAAAGGACATGAAGCCTCAGATTACAGGAAATTACTATTCGACGGTTACCACACCCAAATTGCCTAAATTGTTAAATGCTGAGCAGTACAAAATGTTGCTCACGGAGTCTGCTCAAAACTTAATGAAAGAAGCAGATCCAGATGAAGACTATATTCCGGAAAATATAGATGTTATTTTAAACCATCCGGATACTTTTTTTGGTAAAGCGAATACCGACTGGCTGAAGGAGGTAACCCGTAATTCCGTTTCTCACAATGCAGACCTTTCGGTACAGGGCGGTGGTTCAGCTTCTAAATACTTTAGCTCAGTTTCTTTTAACCAAACGCCTGGTGTGGTAAAATCTACCGATTATCAACGGATTTCAGGTAAGTTGAATTTAGAAAACGAGATTGGTAGCAAATTCAGATTGATTACCAATTTGAATTTGGGCCATACAGATCAGAATATTGGCGATGGCGCTTATGGACAAGCATTAAGGGCACGCCCTGATTTGGCACCTTATGATGAAAACGGTATGCCTACCAGTTTTGTTGGACAAGGTGGCGAGGATTACCAGGGTTTTCAAAACCCGGTAGGATTATTACAGGCAACCAACAACGCCAAGACATTTACTATGCAAGGGTCGCTATCGGGAATATACGATATCACAAAAGTTCTGCAGTTTAAAAGTACAGTCTCTATGAATATGCAGGCTTATAACCAGCGTATTTATATGCCTAGTTTTATCCAAACAGGTACTTATTTTGGTCCAGCTACAGAAAAGTCAGGTATTGGAAGTAATTCCAACAGCAGAATGACCAATTGGTTTTTGGAAAATACACTTACCTATAGTAAGAATATAGCAGACATTCACGATATCAATGTATTGGCCGGTACATCTTACGAGACCAAAAAAAATAGTTTCTTTAGCGCTACAGCTTCAGGATATCCCAATGATCATTCCTTGAACAATCTTTCTTCGGCAATAACGCCTTTGTTTACCCGCGGCGATGAGCCTACTGAACCACAAAGTTATTTGTTGTCATTTTATTTACGGGCCAACTATAGTTTAATGGACAAATACCTGTTTACTTTTACCGGCAGAACGGATGGTTCTTCTAAGTTTGGCATCCATAATAAATTTGGGTATTTCCCTTCAGCGGCTTTGGGATGGAGAATTTCAAAAGAGAACTTTTTAAAAGAAGTAAAGTGGATAGACGATCTTAAAATAAGAGGTAGTTACGGACTAACAGGAAGTCAGAATATTGGCGACCAAATGTACCGTACTTTGTATAGTCCTAAGGCTTATGCCGGGGCAAATGCTTTAATCCCTACTCAACTGGGAAATGAAAATATCAAATGGGAAAGTACAAAATCTACTGATATCGGGCTGGATGTTTCCTTGTTTAGCAATAGATTACAACTTACTGCGGATTATTATGATAAGCGTACCAATGGAGCTTTACTTTACTTACCAGTTCCAACCAGCAGCTCTTATGCTTTCTTGCTTACCAATGCTGCAGATCTTAAAAACCAAGGTTTTGAGTTTTCTTTGCAGGGCGATATTATAAGGAATAAAAATTTTAAGTGGAATGCTTCATTTAATGTAACCTGGAACAAGACTATAGTTACTAAGTTGGATTCGAAAGCTAATTTAGGACAGTCGGGAAGTATGACTGGTCTGGAATGGCAAAATACCCGGATTGCAGAAGGAATGCCTTTGGGGATGATTCTTGGTTATACATATACTGGAATTATTAAAACTCAGGAACAACTTGATGCTTATAAAAAAGAACTTGGGCCGGCAAATACAATACTTTATCCGTTTCTTAATATTGGCGACCCTATGTACCAGTTGGATTATGAGTATTATAAGGCAAGTAAATCTGCGATTGCCGATTCAAAAACTATTATTGCAAATGCCGCACCTAAATATTATGGTGGTTTTACACAAGGTTTTGGCTACAAAAAACTAGATCTCCAATTATTCTTCACTTTTTCTCAGGGGGGCAAATTGTTATGGGGCGATCATATCAGCAGCAGGCAGTTTAACGGAACTTCCAACTCGCACGCATTGATGCTGGACCGTTACCATCCGGGAAACACAGAAACTAACCGTGAACGTTTGGTACTGGAAGGCAGCATGCCCATGCCTTCAAGCATTGATGTGTTCAGCTCTTCTTACATCAAATTAAGATCATTAAACATGAATTACAGGTTTAACCAGAGCAGGTGGATGCAACGTGCGGGATTACAGAATGCTTCAGTTTTTCTTTCGGCAACTAACCTTTTTACCATTACCAAATACCCGGGGAATGATCCTGAAACAACTAACGACACCTTTAGTGTAGGCGGAGGGTATTTTGATGTAAGTAATTATCCTGTAGTGCGTACATTTTCACTAGGATTTAAACTCGGGTTTTAA
- a CDS encoding RagB/SusD family nutrient uptake outer membrane protein, with product MKYIQIKLLLLLLLTCTFFSCEKQLNVFPTNKLVDGNVIIDLKSAETVLNGVYYAFANVGLDYSSVESVKWISVNEILPSELAGTIAYSYGQDGFMNMAYRNNNPILTSKWKYGYNIINAANGFLKNVGPVVSIPNERKKQMIGEAKFLRAFANADLLLYFGHYYDVNSKYGIILRDEFVNSENVKLPRSTVAATYEAILKDLDDAIASLPLLNSQIHYANVWVAKMLKARVLINRGAPGDYNQVVSLTEDIINNSKFKLETNLIDLFHVKGFRSSEVMLSVQPFPNDNWKYYLNNTSVDFYVTPALKTLLAKDPRKAWMYKDAANINGILPSITKYYSGPAIKPAKTALVCNSYAFRLTEAYLTQAEAIALSGGDLSIAKLRLKDVLNCAGVTDFSDMNDATTPEQVQLVVVEEVRKNFLQESGLDWFAMRRLPFKTLQTLRPNVKSVISLTLPIPISEINANNLIEPNPVD from the coding sequence ATGAAATATATACAAATCAAATTGTTACTATTGCTGTTGTTAACATGTACATTTTTTTCATGTGAAAAGCAATTGAATGTTTTCCCTACCAATAAGTTGGTAGATGGCAATGTAATCATTGACCTTAAAAGTGCTGAAACAGTATTAAATGGGGTGTACTACGCATTTGCAAACGTGGGACTGGATTACAGTAGCGTGGAGTCTGTAAAATGGATTTCAGTTAATGAAATTTTGCCCTCAGAACTGGCTGGAACAATAGCCTATTCTTATGGTCAGGATGGGTTCATGAATATGGCTTATCGTAACAATAACCCAATACTTACAAGTAAATGGAAATATGGTTACAATATTATAAATGCGGCTAATGGTTTTTTGAAGAACGTAGGGCCGGTTGTCAGTATTCCAAACGAGCGAAAAAAACAAATGATTGGTGAAGCTAAGTTTTTACGTGCTTTCGCCAACGCCGATCTGCTACTCTACTTTGGCCATTATTATGATGTAAATAGTAAGTATGGAATCATATTAAGAGATGAATTTGTCAATTCCGAAAATGTAAAGCTGCCCAGAAGTACAGTTGCTGCTACATATGAGGCGATACTTAAAGACCTTGATGATGCTATTGCTAGCTTGCCACTTTTAAATAGTCAAATCCATTACGCGAATGTCTGGGTGGCAAAAATGCTTAAGGCAAGGGTATTGATTAATAGAGGGGCACCTGGTGATTATAACCAGGTAGTTAGTTTAACTGAGGACATTATTAATAATAGCAAATTCAAGCTCGAAACCAATTTAATAGACTTGTTTCACGTAAAAGGTTTTAGAAGTAGTGAAGTGATGTTATCCGTACAGCCTTTTCCTAACGATAATTGGAAATACTATTTGAATAATACAAGTGTTGATTTTTATGTTACTCCGGCCTTAAAAACTTTGCTGGCAAAGGATCCGAGAAAGGCCTGGATGTATAAGGATGCTGCAAATATAAATGGAATCTTGCCTTCTATAACCAAGTATTATTCGGGGCCTGCAATAAAGCCGGCAAAGACCGCCTTGGTGTGCAATAGTTATGCTTTTCGTTTAACAGAGGCTTATTTGACGCAGGCCGAGGCTATTGCTTTGTCGGGCGGCGATCTTAGTATCGCTAAATTACGCTTGAAGGACGTATTGAATTGTGCAGGAGTTACTGATTTTTCTGACATGAATGACGCGACAACTCCAGAACAGGTGCAACTAGTGGTTGTGGAGGAAGTAAGGAAAAATTTCCTGCAGGAAAGTGGCCTGGATTGGTTTGCAATGCGCAGACTGCCCTTTAAAACTTTGCAGACGTTAAGACCAAATGTTAAATCTGTTATATCGCTAACGCTTCCCATTCCTATCTCAGAGATCAATGCTAATAATTTAATTGAGCCAAATCCTGTAGATTAA
- a CDS encoding TlpA disulfide reductase family protein, with the protein MFKSLYTSLFVLTATVGAVAQSTLPEKKVVFKGVAEAKYNGQYVYLFSNMPKMVRDSAKIVNGVFSFSQPYNEPSAYNFYSGFEKKAKRDYTVLTVPFDHASEIVIKADMNLLENSEVKGAAGFSVYHSFVKATEPVYEKLIKDLSDKYGKAYLYDIKRDTTQQKYKDMIAEYNKGKVVYNELLKQNLIKTVNEHPNVFASVLLLQGYSENMDLNILDGLSRKLSPAVMNNFFGRNLLSQIEGRKKSVVGNFVEDFTLNDPKDQPLKFSSLKNRYVLIDFWGSWCGPCHVAFKNLRLLHAKYRSKGFEILGVATENSKDAWIKDLEKEKLPWLQVIDEQGNKSISLKQFAVNKYPTTVLVDPNGKIVGRDLSIKALEEILDKI; encoded by the coding sequence ATGTTTAAATCATTATATACTTCGCTTTTTGTTTTGACCGCTACAGTAGGTGCTGTAGCACAAAGTACTCTGCCGGAGAAAAAAGTTGTATTTAAAGGGGTTGCCGAAGCCAAATACAATGGCCAATATGTTTATCTTTTTTCCAATATGCCAAAGATGGTTCGTGATAGTGCAAAAATTGTCAATGGTGTTTTTAGCTTTTCTCAACCATATAATGAACCTTCTGCATACAATTTTTACAGTGGGTTTGAAAAAAAAGCCAAAAGGGATTATACCGTGCTAACGGTTCCATTTGATCATGCTTCGGAGATTGTCATAAAGGCTGATATGAATCTTTTAGAAAATTCGGAGGTAAAAGGAGCTGCAGGTTTCTCTGTTTACCATTCTTTTGTTAAAGCTACAGAACCTGTTTATGAAAAATTGATTAAAGACCTGTCGGATAAATATGGTAAAGCTTATTTGTATGATATCAAACGAGATACCACGCAACAGAAATACAAGGATATGATAGCCGAATATAATAAAGGGAAGGTTGTTTATAACGAGTTGTTGAAACAGAATTTAATCAAGACAGTAAATGAGCATCCTAACGTATTTGCATCGGTGCTATTGCTTCAGGGGTATTCGGAAAATATGGATCTGAATATCTTAGACGGGTTAAGCAGGAAGTTATCTCCAGCCGTAATGAACAATTTTTTTGGCCGTAACTTGTTAAGTCAGATTGAGGGGCGTAAGAAATCTGTTGTTGGGAATTTTGTAGAAGACTTTACTTTAAATGATCCAAAGGATCAGCCTTTAAAGTTTTCTTCTTTAAAAAATAGATATGTGCTGATAGATTTTTGGGGAAGTTGGTGTGGGCCTTGTCATGTGGCATTTAAGAATTTGAGATTGTTGCATGCAAAGTATCGTAGTAAAGGATTTGAGATTTTAGGTGTGGCTACCGAAAATAGTAAGGATGCCTGGATTAAAGACCTTGAAAAGGAAAAATTGCCTTGGTTGCAGGTAATAGATGAACAAGGTAATAAAAGCATTTCCCTTAAGCAGTTTGCAGTGAATAAGTATCCGACAACAGTTTTGGTTGATCCCAATGGGAAAATTGTTGGTAGAGATTTGAGTATTAAGGCACTGGAGGAGATATTGGATAAAATATAG
- a CDS encoding universal stress protein, with the protein METFSTKFRAGSLHLNALVTEYDHHQKFKVELVTEEPQPILLTRSAKGEWLVTERGSRNFSDVALQQLTQAIETQLSKIYGVNSMLVLTDFSDSAKNAGKYATALAHQLNTEKVMLYHSYESLALIPNAFAPVSESLLESPEKSLEMMSEQKKDLEKLAPDQAEIEIHTDERNLINAVNALVGQRQAGLVVAGIKGKNSLERILVGSNTVNLAKDCLAPLLIVPPGASFKPIKNIVFACDLKKVSKSTPVLPIKAFVKALGARLTILNVDDDRKRFDPGTIEEMTHLHELWDDQKPEYHYIEHEDTVRGIMEFASRVDAELVITIPKQYGFFENIFHRSMTQKLAYHSHLPLLLFKEDL; encoded by the coding sequence ATGGAAACATTTTCCACAAAATTCAGAGCAGGCAGCCTGCATCTGAATGCTTTAGTGACCGAATATGATCATCATCAGAAATTTAAAGTAGAACTGGTAACTGAAGAACCACAGCCTATTTTGTTGACACGTTCTGCAAAAGGAGAGTGGCTGGTTACTGAACGCGGTTCCCGGAACTTTTCCGACGTTGCACTTCAACAACTTACCCAGGCTATAGAAACGCAGCTGAGTAAAATATATGGCGTAAATAGTATGCTGGTACTCACAGATTTTTCTGATTCTGCAAAAAATGCCGGAAAGTATGCCACGGCACTAGCCCATCAGTTGAATACTGAAAAAGTAATGTTATATCACTCGTATGAGTCCTTAGCGTTAATACCCAATGCGTTTGCTCCGGTTTCCGAAAGTTTACTGGAATCGCCAGAGAAAAGTCTGGAAATGATGAGCGAACAAAAAAAAGATCTGGAAAAGCTAGCGCCCGACCAAGCCGAAATAGAGATACATACCGATGAAAGAAATCTGATCAATGCAGTAAATGCACTTGTTGGACAGCGACAAGCCGGCCTGGTAGTTGCAGGCATAAAAGGTAAAAACAGTTTGGAAAGAATATTGGTAGGCAGTAATACCGTCAATTTGGCCAAAGACTGCTTGGCGCCTTTACTGATTGTGCCACCGGGAGCGAGCTTTAAACCAATAAAAAATATCGTTTTTGCCTGTGATCTAAAGAAAGTTTCCAAATCTACTCCCGTACTGCCAATAAAGGCTTTTGTAAAGGCTTTGGGGGCAAGGCTAACCATTTTAAATGTAGATGATGATAGAAAACGTTTCGATCCCGGTACCATTGAGGAAATGACTCACCTACACGAACTCTGGGACGATCAGAAACCTGAATATCATTATATTGAACATGAAGATACCGTTCGGGGGATTATGGAATTTGCAAGTCGGGTAGATGCGGAGCTAGTCATTACTATTCCCAAACAGTATGGTTTTTTTGAAAACATTTTTCATCGCAGTATGACACAAAAATTAGCTTACCATAGCCATTTGCCTTTGCTGCTTTTTAAAGAAGATTTATGA
- a CDS encoding mechanosensitive ion channel family protein, with the protein MMFFARKQFLLILLIAIFSSFTSLAQRKDASKNVLPSDTVKQSFVARMQDFAKASSKKSADEFEADKANIIQNKVFNEVKRTVQKAKIYLKGNLDTPGIKTDLKKIDEDFLVAGDGVFTNKGSAQTFRNLTATSKILRELLSQANARKLKLDIRQQELSNFRYELDSLTNVPALFKFPADSVSLTRYLQKLVLIAYEIKPVDSSLKLASNNIQALLNQVNLTVFKLENNLGEIETYQKEMAGSTYKQEFEYIWNSEDNYRPFHEILTYSKIKGLLTLSFYTENNAGKLFALVVLIFISFVYLRSLKGIYQENKLLKADFEGQLVLKYPFFSALLLIISLFQFIFFSPPFILNLIFWAISCICLSIIFKSYVSRYWMGIWLSMVCLFFIAAVDNLILQASRTERWLMLFFAITGIFIGLFSLTKGHREDLKEKWILYAIGFMVALETGAIVANLFGRYNLAKTLFLSGYLNVVVAILFLWVVRFINEGLFLAFNVYTGQDRKLFYLNFERVGKRAPLLFYMLLFVGWLVLFGRNFPAYEYFSKPLKDFFGQERTIGNYTFTINNMMLFIAIMVISVVVSKIVSFFASDRREGSYKDDKAVRQGIGSWLLLVRITILAIGLFLAVAAAGIPVDRIVIVLGALGVGIGFGLQTLVNNLVSGLIIAFEKPVNVGDIVDVDGQGGTMKSIGFRSSVISTWDGADVVMPNGDLLNSHLVNWSLGGNRKRVAIQIGVAYDSDLEKVRVILLEILNKELRVSKSPVPVVLFEQFNSSSIDVKIYFWTKHIGEVFSTKSDLIIAVNDAFKTHNIVIPFPQHEVYIRKAEG; encoded by the coding sequence ATGATGTTTTTTGCAAGAAAACAATTTTTGTTAATACTCCTTATAGCCATATTTAGCTCGTTTACTTCATTGGCTCAAAGAAAGGATGCCTCAAAAAATGTTTTGCCATCAGATACTGTAAAACAAAGCTTTGTAGCCAGGATGCAGGACTTTGCGAAAGCATCTTCAAAAAAAAGTGCAGATGAGTTTGAAGCTGATAAGGCAAATATCATTCAGAATAAGGTTTTTAATGAGGTTAAAAGAACCGTACAAAAAGCAAAAATATATTTGAAAGGTAACCTGGATACACCAGGGATTAAAACCGACCTTAAGAAGATAGATGAAGATTTTTTAGTCGCCGGTGACGGTGTTTTTACCAACAAAGGAAGTGCGCAAACCTTTCGTAACCTTACCGCCACCTCAAAAATACTTCGGGAGCTACTGAGTCAGGCAAATGCACGAAAATTAAAGCTCGACATTCGTCAACAGGAGCTGAGTAATTTCAGATATGAATTGGATTCTCTGACCAATGTGCCCGCATTATTTAAATTTCCTGCAGACTCGGTTAGTTTAACAAGATATCTGCAAAAATTAGTTTTGATCGCTTATGAAATCAAACCTGTAGACAGTTCGTTAAAATTAGCCAGTAATAATATTCAGGCATTGCTGAATCAAGTTAATCTAACTGTTTTCAAATTAGAAAACAATCTGGGAGAAATTGAAACCTACCAGAAAGAAATGGCTGGAAGTACTTATAAACAGGAATTTGAATATATATGGAATTCAGAAGACAATTACCGGCCTTTTCATGAAATATTGACTTATTCTAAAATAAAAGGCTTACTCACACTTAGTTTTTACACCGAAAATAATGCAGGTAAACTGTTTGCCTTAGTCGTACTCATCTTTATTTCGTTTGTTTACCTCCGGTCCCTTAAAGGCATTTATCAGGAAAATAAGCTATTAAAAGCTGATTTTGAAGGACAGTTGGTATTAAAGTACCCTTTCTTTTCTGCACTGTTGTTGATCATCAGTTTGTTTCAGTTTATCTTTTTCTCGCCACCTTTTATTTTAAATCTGATTTTTTGGGCCATATCCTGCATTTGTCTCAGCATAATTTTTAAAAGTTATGTAAGCAGGTACTGGATGGGTATTTGGCTGTCTATGGTTTGTTTGTTTTTTATCGCAGCAGTTGATAATCTGATTTTGCAGGCTTCAAGAACCGAACGATGGCTGATGTTGTTTTTTGCTATCACCGGCATTTTTATTGGTTTGTTTTCATTAACGAAAGGACATCGCGAGGACCTTAAGGAAAAGTGGATTTTATATGCCATAGGATTTATGGTTGCACTAGAAACAGGAGCTATAGTTGCTAATCTTTTTGGAAGATATAATCTGGCAAAGACATTGTTTCTGAGTGGTTATCTTAATGTTGTTGTTGCTATTCTCTTTCTTTGGGTAGTGCGTTTTATAAACGAAGGGTTGTTTTTGGCATTTAATGTTTACACAGGGCAAGACAGAAAGTTATTTTATCTCAATTTTGAACGTGTAGGTAAAAGAGCTCCATTGTTGTTTTATATGTTGCTTTTTGTAGGCTGGCTGGTGCTATTTGGTCGTAATTTTCCAGCTTACGAATATTTTTCCAAACCGCTCAAAGATTTTTTCGGTCAGGAACGTACAATTGGGAACTATACATTTACCATCAATAATATGATGCTGTTTATCGCTATCATGGTTATTTCGGTTGTTGTATCCAAAATTGTATCTTTTTTTGCGTCCGACAGGCGAGAGGGTAGTTACAAAGATGATAAAGCCGTCAGGCAGGGAATTGGAAGTTGGCTGTTACTGGTTCGCATTACGATCCTTGCTATAGGGTTGTTTTTAGCGGTTGCTGCGGCGGGTATTCCGGTAGATCGGATTGTTATTGTTTTGGGTGCATTGGGAGTGGGAATTGGTTTCGGTTTGCAAACGCTGGTCAATAATCTGGTAAGTGGACTTATTATAGCCTTTGAAAAGCCTGTTAATGTGGGCGATATTGTTGATGTTGATGGTCAGGGTGGTACTATGAAATCTATTGGTTTCCGGAGTAGTGTAATTTCTACCTGGGATGGCGCTGATGTTGTGATGCCAAACGGTGATCTTCTGAACTCGCATCTGGTCAACTGGTCTTTAGGCGGTAACCGTAAACGAGTTGCTATTCAGATTGGAGTTGCTTATGATTCGGACCTGGAAAAGGTGAGGGTGATATTGTTGGAAATATTAAATAAGGAACTGCGTGTAAGCAAAAGTCCTGTGCCAGTTGTTCTATTTGAACAGTTTAATAGTAGCTCTATTGATGTAAAAATATATTTCTGGACAAAACATATTGGTGAAGTTTTTAGCACAAAAAGCGATCTGATTATTGCCGTGAACGATGCATTTAAAACACACAATATTGTAATTCCTTTTCCTCAACACGAGGTTTACATTCGTAAGGCTGAAGGGTAG
- a CDS encoding PQQ-binding-like beta-propeller repeat protein gives MIIKRFPLKNISFFTALLLCWFYVETTNAQTTLWKFAARAAIHSTPVISNQLIYFGSADSNFYALNKSTGKLAWKFKTKGQVHSSPAIHQNSVLFSSADGYIYALNKTNGNINWIFKTKGEKKYDLWDYYLSSPVVNNHTIYIGSGDGNIYAIDAHTGKMLWAYQTQGIVHASPVVNGNKVITGSYDGHLYTLDAKTGKLIWKFKTVGDVGFPKGEIQKAVTIRDSTIFFGSRDYNIYALNLKTGTGNWNMKERGSWVIASPLVYNANIYFGTSDTHRFYCMNASSGEIKWTLPLAMRVYATATNLDGEIVFGCFNGKIYFVDPETGAIKSTFQTEESKLAYHTLFDNNDKLKAGINLYGPDYTKVEQSILALGSILCTPVVENQVLYFGDTNGFLYALNKPQLKK, from the coding sequence ATGATCATCAAACGCTTTCCTCTAAAAAACATATCCTTTTTTACGGCTCTCCTGTTGTGCTGGTTTTATGTAGAAACAACAAATGCTCAGACCACCCTGTGGAAATTTGCTGCGAGGGCTGCCATACATTCAACACCGGTAATTAGTAATCAGTTGATCTATTTTGGAAGTGCGGACAGCAATTTTTATGCACTAAACAAAAGTACCGGCAAATTGGCCTGGAAATTTAAAACAAAAGGACAGGTACATTCTTCGCCTGCCATACATCAAAACTCAGTTCTTTTCTCGTCCGCAGATGGGTACATTTATGCGTTGAATAAAACAAATGGGAATATCAATTGGATTTTTAAGACAAAAGGAGAAAAAAAATATGATCTATGGGACTATTACCTCTCCTCGCCGGTTGTAAATAACCACACTATCTATATAGGAAGTGGAGATGGTAACATCTACGCAATTGACGCTCATACTGGAAAAATGCTTTGGGCATATCAAACCCAGGGCATTGTTCATGCCAGTCCTGTTGTTAACGGCAACAAAGTAATAACCGGGAGTTATGATGGACACCTATATACTTTAGATGCAAAAACGGGAAAACTAATCTGGAAATTTAAAACTGTAGGTGATGTCGGTTTTCCTAAAGGCGAAATACAAAAGGCAGTTACGATACGCGACAGTACCATTTTTTTTGGTAGCAGAGACTACAACATCTATGCGTTAAATCTTAAAACAGGAACAGGTAACTGGAATATGAAAGAACGTGGAAGCTGGGTAATTGCCAGCCCTCTGGTTTACAATGCGAACATCTATTTTGGAACTTCGGACACCCATCGCTTTTACTGTATGAATGCATCATCGGGAGAAATAAAATGGACACTCCCTTTAGCCATGCGCGTATATGCTACCGCCACCAATCTAGACGGAGAAATAGTATTCGGCTGCTTTAACGGAAAGATATACTTTGTGGATCCTGAAACGGGAGCAATAAAATCAACTTTTCAAACCGAGGAAAGCAAATTAGCCTACCACACCTTGTTTGATAATAACGATAAACTTAAGGCAGGAATAAACCTTTATGGTCCAGACTACACAAAGGTTGAACAAAGTATTCTTGCCTTGGGCTCTATACTTTGCACTCCTGTAGTAGAAAATCAGGTGCTTTATTTTGGTGATACCAATGGCTTCCTTTATGCATTAAATAAGCCACAACTCAAAAAATAG